In the Terriglobia bacterium genome, AATGAGGTCGAGCTTGCGCTCGCAGTCGGCAATCTCGGCCAACGCCTCCGGCGATTTGCTGGCCAGCGCGTCGGCGGTGGCAGCCGCCGATTGCCGCGCCAGCTCGCAGGCGGTCAGCGTCAGTTGGAGCAGCTCGACATAAATTGGAGTGGCTGATGACGCTTTTTCCGCGGTTTCCATGCCGCCATTCAATCCCGGGGGTGTGAAACGGTGATGAACGGCAGATTACGGGACCATGAAAAATTCGGCTGCGCCGGCCCGGCGCCGCCGGCCCTATTTGCCTGCCAGTACCGGGGACGAGGCAACCGGCGCGTTGGGCGCCGGCGCGCTGATTTTCTTCAGCGTCAGTTCCTCAAACAGCAGTGACGGCGCAATGTACGAAACCACCTGGTACGACTGCGGATCCAGCCCGCTACTCCCCATGCCGGAAAAAATCGAATTCAGCAGCGGAATGAAGGGGCCGTTGTACACCGTGGGGGTGTCGCCGGCGGCAATGATGTCCTTGAAAGCCGGAATGTTCACCTGGGGAAGCTCCACGCTGCGAATCCGCTCTTCATGGCCATCTTGATACAGCATGACGATATCAATGCCGGAACTTAAGCCCGTTCCAGGCATTCCCATGTTAGCGACCAGGCGAATCAGGGGGTGAAGACCGGCAATGGGCAAGCGGCGGACGACAATGCCATACTCGCTGCCCCGCTGCTTGGCCAATTTCAGGAGTTGGCTCCGCAGCTCCTGTTCCTTGATTCCCTTGCGCGCGGAAAAAAAGAGGTTGCTGGGCATGGCGCCCAGTCCACGGCGGCTGCCGGTGCTGGCCTTGAAGTCAGCCGTAGGATCGCGGGTGACCAGCAACGTCTTGAGAATTCCTCCCTCCACCAGTTTGACCTCGCGGCTGGGTACGCCTTCGTCGTCAATGCGGCGCGAGCCGAGCAGGGGAATTCCGCGGAAGGATTCCAGCGAAGGGCTGTCGACAACGTCGATGGAATCCGGAACCACACGTCCCCCGATACGGTCGGCGAGGTCCACGCCGCCGAACTGTGCGAAGAACTGCTGCATACCCGATTCCATCTGCGGCTGATCGAAGATCGGGAAGCGGCCGGCGGCCAGGCCCGGCGCGAACACATCCGCGACCACCTGGCACGCCGCTTCCCCTTCAAACAACACCGGTCCGGTGTAGCGGTCCAGGATGGCGGCGGAGCGAGCCTCCTTCATGCGGGCCGCCATGGCGCGCGCGTTCCTGGTCAGTTCGGCGGCGTTCAGCGCCTCCGGGCTGCGGGCATAAGTTTCGTAGGAATCCTGGAGCGGCAGGCCGTCGGCAAACTTTCCTTCGGCTTTCACGGTCACGCTGACAAACGGTTCCGCGCGCGTGAACGAGGTCTTCTCGCTGTTGACATAGCGGGTGAAGACATTGCGCACGGAAATGGCGGCGGACGAGCCCAGGATATCGGGTGAATCGCGAAACACAGCCGATAGATCGCGCGCCAACTTCTCCAGGTCCGCGGTGTTCACGGAGATCGGAACGGGATTTTCGCGAAGCGTCACCGCGGGCTGCTGCGTGAAATCGGGCAACATGGCGCTGCTTCTGCGCTGTTCGAGCACGGACCGCTTGCGCGCCAGTTCCTCGGCCGCGGCCTTATAAGCGCGGTCGGTCGCCAGCCATATGGAGCGGCGAATCTGGTCGTAATCGTCGTCCAGCGGGAGGATCTGGCGGCTTAACAGGCGGCCTCCGCCAAACTGCATGGAACTCGCGGTCAGAAAATTCGTGTTGTCCAGCGCGTAACTGCCGACCCGCACCTCCAGGGTCAGCACCCGGGAACGGTTGCTCACACTCCCCGTCAGCGCACCCAGCGTCGCCGAGATGGCTACATCATTCGCGTCGTCGACGCGATAGGCGATGAAGTAAGGTTTGTCGAGGCTGGGCAGGCTCAGCTTGGCGACGGAACGGTCCAGTTCGTCGCCCATGGCCTTCATGACGACGTCTTCCTGGGCGAAAGCGGATGGCAGCAGGGCGATCAGCACCAGCAACCAGCGGCAGGCAGACAATTTCACGCGCGTCCTCCCCGAGTCATGACTTACTTGGCTTCCGCGTTGGGCGCGGGCAGAATCGGATCACGATCCTGCGCTTTCGGCTTGCGCTGGACCTCGATTTGGTCCACCAGCAAGCCCGGCGCTACGGCCGACACCGGCACCCATCCCGATTCGGCGCCGCACACGCCATTAAAGACGTCGGGCGCGTCATCGGCGGCGCTGATTTTGCTGAATGCGATCAGGGGCGTGCCCACCAGGTTGAGCCCCCGAACCCTCTCCTCGCGTCCGTCGGGATACACCCGGTAAACCACCGTCGGCATTACGCTGAACGCGTTCGGCACGTTCCGCCCGGTAAAGGTGAAGCCCCCCTCGATATCGTCAAACAGGAGTCCATAGGGCTTCTTGGCGGCCTTGACGCGCTCGATGAGCAACTTTTTCAGCGCGGAACGCGAAACCGACTGCGAAGCTTCCACCACCAGGTTCGATTGCCGCGACATCGTCGGGTAGCCCTGCTGGCGGCGGCCATGGCCGTTGGAGTGTTCGAATCCTGCCATCGGCGAGCGCGAAGTCAAGAAGCTCCTGAACACGCCGTTCTGCACCACTTGCACGCGCCGCGCCTTGACGCCCTCGTCATCGTACGAGTAATAACCGACCAGGTCTGCGCCGTGGTAGTGGTTGAGCGTGGGATCCGAATACACGGACAGGAATTTCGGCAAGATCTGCTGGTTCAGCTTTTTCTTGAATGTCTGGGCATCGTCGTCCCCCTTGAGCCGGTCGCCCTCGATGCGGTGCCCGAAGACCTCGTGAAAAAACACGGCGCTGGCGCGGCCGGAAAGGATGGCCGGCCCGGTATACGCATCTCCCACCGGAGCATTGCGCAGTGCAACCAGACCCGCCACCATCTCGGACACCGCTTGCATGACGGCTTCCTCGCCCGGCATGCCTTCGGGCGTGAATGACATGAACTGCCGGTGCAGCGGCAGGATTTCTCCGTCGGTAGCCTTGATGGTTGCGGAAATATCGAGCCGGTATAACGGCATGGAGATGCGGAGTTCACTGCCGTCGGTATTGACGTAGCGGCGGGTTTCGATCTCCCCGCTGGCGTTGACATGCGCGCTCAAAATATTGGGATCTTGGCGGAAGACACGACCGTACTTGCGAACCTTCGCCTCCCACGCTCGCTGGTCGAAGGAGAAAGGCGCCAGCGCTTCCAGGGAGCTCTCCGGCGGTGCCGTCGAGAAATCGGGCGAACGGTCTTCCTTGGGCGGCCGGGTCTGGGCGTTGGTTTTGATCGCCTCCAGCCGCTGCACCGCGGATTTGTAATGCCGATCGGTTTCCAGCCACAGGGCGACTTTCACCGCTTGCGCGTCATCCTCTATCGGAATACTGACCGCCGCCTGGGAGCCGGTCCGGGGGTCGAAACCTTCGCCGCCGGAATGCGTGTTGTCGAGCTTGTAATCCCCGACCCGCAGGTCAATATCCAGCAAGCGTGTGCGGGCATCGCTGCTGGCAGTCAGCGCGCCGAACGACGATTGGACCGAGATCGCGCGATTATCGGTGAGCTGGTACGAGATGAAGTAGGGCGGCGTCGCAGTCTTCTTCAGCGCCTCGAAGGAGCGGTTCAGCTCCTGTTTCATCGTGCTGAGGAGCGCGTCGGACTGGCCGCAGGCAACCCCGGACCATAGCAGCAGAAGGAAGACCGCAATGCGCGTGCGCAAGGACACCTCAAGTATTGGGTGGGTGCACTATATAACGGAAGCGCCCAGTACTTGCGGTAACTTACATCACAACATCTGCACTTTGCTGCCATTTCCGCATGACGAAAATCGCTGGTCGTTGGTTACTTGTGATGCCGAGGCGTACAGGCGATCATCCAAGGATGCAATCCGCACCGATCCCCAACGCCCTCTCCAGGGCGTTCAAACGGCGCAGCGCACGCGTTCAACTGAAGATCCTGATTTCTGTCGTGAGCGGCGACGACCGTGTTCTCCACGCTGAAACCACCTCGGTAAGCAAGCATGGTGCGCGCATCCGCGTCACCAGCACGCCCGCAAGATTGGCCCAGGGCGAGCGCTTGCAAGTCGCCATACACCACGGCCAGAACCCGCAAGCGGCGCGGGTGGTGTGGCTCGACAAACGCTCCGCCTCGCACTACGGCATCGAATTTGACGAAGCTCTCGGCAACTTCTGGGGCGTGTATTTCCCCAGCAAAGACGGGGGGTCGCGCAGCGCAGACAAAAAAGAGGCGCCCGCTCCCGTGGCCGAGGCCTCGACCCCGGCTGCCGGACAGCCTCAGGCTGCCGGCCAGCTTGCCGTCGAGGAGCAGCCGGCGCTCACACCGCCGGCCGAAATCGGCCGTATCCCGGCTATGATCGCGGGCCTCTCGGCCATCCGTCTGCCGTTCGCCGAAAAAGTGGAGTTGGTGTTCACTCGCCCGCAGGAGGGTACGGCGCTGCTGCAGAACATCGTGGAACCCGGCGCGACGTTGCGGATCACTTTTGCTCACCGCATCACCAAAGGGTACGTCCTGGCCGTCGCCGGCCAGCGCGAAGCGGGCAAATGGCGCGTCCGCCTCAAGTGCGACGCCGCCTCCGCGTAACGGCAGTACACGGGCCATGCGAACAAGAATGGAAGCGCCACTGCCACAACCGTTCAACCCGATCCGCTTGCGGCGACTGTGGCCGTTAAAAAATTACTTTCGCTCGTGCCGGGCAAAGTACCGCGGCTGGCACTGGGCACAGGAGGTCGGAGCGATGTCCAACAATTTCGCCATGACGCTCAGCCTGGCCGTCTTTTTCGCCATATTCCTGACAGCCATCGTCGTCATCATCGGCGGCGGCACCAACGGCCGGCGCCGCGCCAAATTCCCGACGCAGTGATTTCGACACCAGCGGTGCAAGGCAGCTTCTGTCGAACAACGCGGTGCACCGCCTCGGTGCCGTGTTCCTGCGTATTCTGACTTCTTGATCTTGAGTCCTTCATTCCTCCGTGTCTCCGTGCCTCCGTGGTGAATTCAGATCCGCTGCTCCGCGGCTTCGGTTTCCATTCCCGCCGCATACGCATATAAGATGCTCCGAGGACACCCTGGCTTGTGAGAACGGTCTTAACCGCATCGGCGCTGCTGACACCGCTGGAGCAGATCTCCCGCCCGGTGCTGGTCATCGAGGATGGAGTCATCGCGCAGGTCACTGCGCGCGACCACTCAGAGATTCCCGCCGGCGCGCAGGTGCGCGATTTCCCGGGCGCAATCCTGGCGCCCGGGTTCATTGACATCCACATTCACGGAGGCGCCGGACATGACGTCATGGCCGCCAATGCCGCCGCGCTCGAGGAGATCGAGCGTTTCCTGGTCAAGCACGGCGTGACTGCCTATTTCCCGACGACGGTGACGGCGCCGCTGGACGATACCTACGTTGCCCTGGACAGGCTGGCGGCGGCGATCGAAACCACCTCCGCCCGCAAGCGAAACGGCAGCCTGCGCGCCCAGCCGCTCGGTATCCACCTGGAGGGCCCATTCCTCAGCCATGCCAAGCGCGGCGTGCACCCCACCGAACATCTGCTGGCGCCGTCTCTGGAAGTGTTCGACCGGTTGTGGCAGGCGGCGCGGGGAAAAGTTTCGCTGATGACGGTTGCGCCGGAATTGCCCAAGGCGGAGTACCTGATCGGCGAGGCGGCGCGTCGCGGGGTGTGCGTCAGCCTGGGCCACAGCGACAGTTTGCTCGCCCCGGTCGCAGCGGCGATTGCCGCAGGCGCACGCCACGCCACCCACACCTTCAACGCCATGCGCGCCTTAGACCATCGCGAGCCGGGCATCCTGGGCGCGGTGCTGGCGGACGACCGGCTCACCGCCGACATCATTGCCGACGGAATTCACGTCCATCCCGATGTCGTGCGCCTGTTCCTGCGCGCCAAGGGCGTCGAACGCGCCGTGCTGATTACCGACGCCCTCAGCGCCACCGGCATGGGCGATGGCCGTTATCGTCTCGGCGGATTCGAGTTCGAAGTGCGCGGCGAGCGCGCCGAACACGACGGGCGCCTGGCGGGTAGCGTGCTCACGCTCGATCGCGCGGTGCGAAACGCCATGCAATTCACCGGCTGCGAATTGCGGCATGCGGTCCGGATGGCCACGCTGAATCCCGCGCGAGTCGCCGGTTTCGCGGGACGCAAGGGACAGCTCGTGGAAGGCGCCGACGCCGACATTGTTGTCTTGACGCCCGATGGGCAACCGATGCATACCTTCGTAGCCGGCGTGGCGGTGGCCTGACAGGCGTGTATCAGGGCACGACTTTAGTCGTGCCGCAGAAGTCCTTTACTTGTGTCATCCCGAGCGGACTTTAGTCCGCGAGGGAGCTGCTTTTCTCCTTTTTTTCCGCAGCCTGGTAAGCCGTGGGGAGGGATCAAAGGAAGGTCAAGCCCGCTTCAGCGGGCGACAGAGCGAACAAGCTGAAAGCCCGATCTCGTTCCCGATTGACCCCGCGGTTTTCCGCTCGGCTGGCTACGTGCTAACCTGATTCTGCTGGGGCCGTAGCTCAGTTGGATAGAGCAAGAGTTTCCTAAACTCTAGGTCGGCGGTTCGAATCCGCCCGGCCCCTCCAGCGTTTCACTTACCGGCCAGCGCCGCGCTGGAGCTTATTCGCCGCTGGAAAATCCAATTGGTTTCTTGCGCAGCTTATCCAGTCGGGCCAAAGTGCTGCCATGCCCGCACTGTGCCGCTAAGGCTTCAATCTGGTCTTGTCCAATGCCAATTGCTGCAAGGTCGCCGGTTAGCTGCTCATAGATTTTCTGGTAAACCGGGTCGCCGCTGGGCGTGCCTTTCTGCTTGTGTTCGTCTAACGCTTTTTCCAAATTACGGAAATACTCTACCAGTTGGCTCTTCGTGACCGTGTTGGTTGGGGCCGCTTCGCCACCAATCGGCTTTGGAATAAGTTCGAGATTCGAGCCGGGGTCTCTGCGTTCCCCGCGTTCCGTTTTTATTCTGTGCCAGTATTCCCCCATCGCGCGGGGTTCATCATCTACTTGGATAACAACCCCGTTAACTCCCGGCGTTATTACACGCACTTTAGCGCCGACAGCGAAGCGCTTCTTGGCGGGCTGCTTTGTCATTGCTCTACCGCCTTCTTTTTCTTGCGAAATGCGAGATACAACCGGCGCGCCGCATAAATGAATAGCAGCCACATCAGCGCCGTCCAGAAATCGTACCCCACGGCCTGCGCACCATTCAGCGGAACGAAACCAAGCGTATCGTGGCTAATCGTCGCGCCCCACAACGCCAGCGCAACAACAAACAGCACCACGGCAAGTGTTCTTGGCTTTCTTCGTGGATTCCATATTAAGACCCGTCAACAATCTCGCCGGGCACATCGAAATTCCGCCCGCACTTTGGGCAGCGAACGGATTGTGGTGGCTCTGCTTGACGCGGGCCGCCAAGACGGATGCGCACGCGAACAGCATATTCTTTGCAGTGCGGGCACGAAACAGTGGTCACACGGTCACGCGATTCCATGCACGTATTCTAGCCCCGCCCCGGCGCACAAATTTAGTCACCAACTAAGGCGAATCCGAGCCATACGTAACCGACTGCGAAACACAGGAGGCCAGAAAATCCAAAGGCGACACTAAGCCGGTATCTGTGGTGTGAGTACGTTTCCTGATGCTGCCATGACTCGTAGTGATAGTTCGTCCATGCAAGCCACACGACACCCCAAATTACGCTAACGGCCAGCAGTACGAGCGGCGAGCCGTAGGCTTTCGGCAGCTTTCCAGCGGAACGGAAAACGGACGAACCGGCCAGCAGCACAATCGAGCTGGTTGCTAGACCAATGATGAGTTCTGCTAGTTTGCTGTATCGAGCCAGAATCGGTTCAAAGCTTCCGGGTCGGCCCTGTGGTTCAAAAGTATAACCATTCGGCAGTGCTTTGATGAGCCGCCATGCGGCCAAGTACAGCAGGCCGAATATGCCGATTCCTGTTAGGCAGCCTCGCACTCCGGGTACTGAAAGGAATCTCGCTATCGCATCAATCAAGGTTTACGGCTTCTTTCGGCTGGTACCAGCGCTGCTGGTTGTGGCTTGCCATCTGCGTAATACTGCTGCGGGGGACATGCCGGATAACCGGGATAGCCTTTGGTCGTACACCTTTCATTTCTTAGCCTGTCGTCGAACATTCCGTGCTCGGTGTCGTACGTTTCCTGCAATCGCCATCCTGTGAAATGGTCTCTCTCCCACTGCGCTTGCGCTTGCCGTGTTGGACCGCGCACGCACGAATCATACGCGCCGTAAATCAGCACGCAGATTCCTAGAAATACCCACCACAAAATCATGATGGGGAGCGGAACATTCGTCCGGTAGTAGTGCCGTGCCATGCTTTGCGGATTTGCTGCGGCCATTGTGTCTCAACAATGCAGCATTTTCAATACTTGCCGCCGTTTGCCACGATCTGCACGCCTGCCGCATTGCCAGCACCCGCGCTCAGGCCAACGTCGCGCGATTTTTCGGCGGCTACTCCCGTAACTTTCGCGAGGTTGCTTCGTTCCGCGCCTGCTCCCCCAGACTTCGGTCAGCCCAAGGAGGGGCAGCAAAATGGCCACGAAAGTAAAAGCGAAAACCGCAGCGCCGGTTCGAATCCGCCCGGCCCCTCCAGATTCCCCCACAATCGTCGAACTCGCCCCGCGCCTCCGCCCACCTGCCGTGCTTTACAATCATGAGGTATGTGCGGGCGATTCCGGTTGGGCAAAGGGCGTGAGGCACTGAAGGAGTACTTCGGCGCCGAGGTTGATCTGGACTGGTCGCCGCGCTACAACATCGCGCCCACGGATCGCATTCCCACCGTCCGGCAGAACGCCACCAGGCCGATTCGCGAGCTGGCGCTGATGCGCTGGGGCCTGATTCCCTTCTGGGCGAAAGACGCCTCCATCGGCTACAAGATGATCAACGCGCGCTCCGAGACCGCCGCCACCAAGCCTGCCTTCCGCGACGCCCTCAAGCTCCGCCGCTGCCTCATCCCCGCCGACGGCTTTTATGAATGGAAAAAATTGCCCAAGGCGAAACAGCCTTATTGCTTCACCCTGCGCGATGAATCCATCTTCGCTTTTGCCGGCCTCTGGGACCGCTGGAAAGATCCCGACGGCAACACTCTGGAGACCTGTTCCATCCTGACCACCTCGGCCAACGAGCTGGCCGCCGCCGTGCACGATCGCATGCCGGTCATCTTGCCGCCGGACAATTACGACCTCTGGCTCGATCCCGGTTTCAAGGACACCAAGGAAATTTCCGACATGCTGAAGCCCTATGGCGCGGCGCTGATGAAGGCGTACGCGGTCAGCACGCGGGTGAACACGGTGAAGAACGATGACCCGCAATGCGCCGAGCCGCTCGACATCCCCGGCGGCCAGCACACTTTGGCTTTGCGTTCTTAGCCCGAGTGGAATCGCGCCACCGCCTTGACATTACCCCGCCAAGATGAGATTCCTATACGCTTTTGGGTGTGCCGTTTTCGGCGGAAGGGGCTTTAGTGAGAGTGCGGGTCTTTTACCACGACAAGTGTTTCGACGGCGCCTGCTCGGCCGCGTTGTTCAGCCGCTTCTACCGGGAGCGTATCCGCGAGGACGTGCAGTTCCACTACAGCGGCCTGGTGCACCGTGCCGGCGCGCTGTTCGACGAGCGCCACTTCGACGGCGACGAAAACGCCATCGTGGATTTCAAGTACTCCACCTCGCCCAAGATCACCTGGTGGTTCGATCATCACCTCAGCGCCTTCCTCACCCCCGAGGACGCCGCCCACTACGAGGCCGACACCAGCACCAAGAAATTCTACGATCCCGGGTTCAAGTCGTGCACCAAGTTCATCGCCACCATCGCCGAGACGCGCTTCGGCTTCGATCCGGCGCCGGTGGCGGAGGTCATTGAGTGGGCCGACACGATTGACGGCGCTTCCTATGCCGACGCCCAGACCGCGGTCGAAATGCAGCAGCCGGCGATGAAGCTGACCATGGTGATCGAATCCAACCAGGACCCGAACTTCATTCCACGGCTGATTCCCCTGCTGGCCTCCATGCCGCTGGAGGAAATCCTGCGCCAGCCCTTCGTCACCGGCCTGCTGCCGCCCCTGCTGAAGCGCCACCAGGAATCCATCCGCCTGCTGCGCGAGCGCGCCGAGTGCAAGGATGGCACGGTCTTCTTCGACGTCACCGACCAGGACCTGGAGGGCTACAACAAGTTCATCCCCTACTACCTGCATCCCGCCTGCACCTACAGCGTGGGGCTGAGCAAGAGCAGCTTCCGCACCAAGGTCGCGGTCGGCTCCAATCCCTGGGCGCGCGCCGATACCGTGGTGAACCTGGCCAAGATCTGCGAGCGTTACGGCGGCGGCGGACACGCGCGCGTGGGCGCGATTTCGTTCGAGCCTGACAAGTTCGAGGTCGCCCGCAAGGCCGCCCGCGAGATCGTGGAGGAGTTACGCGCCAGCTATCGCGCCGCCCAATCCTCGTCGCAACCGAGCACCTAGTCGGTTAAGCGCTACAACATTGCCGCCCGCCCGCAACGGGATTATCCTGTAGCGCATGCCTTTCCGCGCCCGCCCCGCCTGGTCTGATGACGAAGCGCGGGAGTACGCCTCCATTCTCGACCTCGCCAACGATGCCATCCTGGTGATGGACCTCAACGGCAACGTTCAATTCTGGAACCGCGGCGCCGAGCGGCTCTATGGCTGGACGCGCGAGGAAGCTCTCGGCCACAACGGTCATCAGCTTCTGCGAACCGAATTCCCCGCTCCTTTGCCGGAGATTCTGGCTACCGTCCGCGCGGCCGGGGAATGGCGTGGCGAGTTGGTTCACACCAACAAGGACGGCCGCACGGTCGAAGTTGCCAGCCGCTGGACTCCCCGCACCGATGCTTCCGGTCACCTGACCGGCACCTTCGAAATCAACCGCGATCTCACCGAGGAGAAGCGCCGCCAGGAGCACAGCCGCAGTGCCGAGCGGCTGGCCACTCTGGGGCGGCTCGCCGCCACCGTCGCTCACGAAATCAACAATCCGCTCGAGGTCCTCACCAACGTCTTTTATCTGCTGCAACAGGAGCCGCAGTCCGAGACCGCGCGCGTGCTGATCCAGGAGGGTGAAGCCGAGGTGAAGTGCATCTCCGACATCACCAATGCCACGCTGCGCTACTCGCGCTCCGTCGCCCAGCCGGCCGAGACCAGCTTGCGCGACATCCTCGACAATGTTTTGCTGGTGCACTCCGGGCAGATTCGGACGCGGCAGGTCAGCGTGGAAAAGCGCTACCGTGCCGATGGCCGCATCGTGGCCCGGGCCGGCGAAATCCGGCAGGTGATCGCCAACCTCATCGGCAACGCCCTCGACGCGCTGCCCAACGGCGGCAAACTGCGGGTCACCCTGACCGCCGCCGGCCATCATGGTTTCCGCCTCGCCATTGCCGACCATGGAACCGGCATTCCCGCCGCCGCCCGCGCCCGGATCTTCGACCCGTTTTTTACCACCAAGGGGTCCAGCGGCACCGGCTTGGGATTATGGATCGCCCGCGACATCGTCATGAGACACGGCGGCTCCATCCGCGTCCGCAGCTATACCAGCCCGGGCCGCTCCGGCACCGTGTTCATGATTTTTCTTCCCAGCCGCACGGCGAACCAGGAACTGGAATCCTCGGTTGCGTGACCGCCGCGCGCCGCGGCATTACGCGTTGGCTTGCTTCTCCGCGATGTCGCCCACCACCGGCAGCTTCCACATCTCTCCGCTGT is a window encoding:
- a CDS encoding TldD/PmbA family protein, which encodes MRTRIAVFLLLLWSGVACGQSDALLSTMKQELNRSFEALKKTATPPYFISYQLTDNRAISVQSSFGALTASSDARTRLLDIDLRVGDYKLDNTHSGGEGFDPRTGSQAAVSIPIEDDAQAVKVALWLETDRHYKSAVQRLEAIKTNAQTRPPKEDRSPDFSTAPPESSLEALAPFSFDQRAWEAKVRKYGRVFRQDPNILSAHVNASGEIETRRYVNTDGSELRISMPLYRLDISATIKATDGEILPLHRQFMSFTPEGMPGEEAVMQAVSEMVAGLVALRNAPVGDAYTGPAILSGRASAVFFHEVFGHRIEGDRLKGDDDAQTFKKKLNQQILPKFLSVYSDPTLNHYHGADLVGYYSYDDEGVKARRVQVVQNGVFRSFLTSRSPMAGFEHSNGHGRRQQGYPTMSRQSNLVVEASQSVSRSALKKLLIERVKAAKKPYGLLFDDIEGGFTFTGRNVPNAFSVMPTVVYRVYPDGREERVRGLNLVGTPLIAFSKISAADDAPDVFNGVCGAESGWVPVSAVAPGLLVDQIEVQRKPKAQDRDPILPAPNAEAK
- a CDS encoding PilZ domain-containing protein, translating into MQSAPIPNALSRAFKRRSARVQLKILISVVSGDDRVLHAETTSVSKHGARIRVTSTPARLAQGERLQVAIHHGQNPQAARVVWLDKRSASHYGIEFDEALGNFWGVYFPSKDGGSRSADKKEAPAPVAEASTPAAGQPQAAGQLAVEEQPALTPPAEIGRIPAMIAGLSAIRLPFAEKVELVFTRPQEGTALLQNIVEPGATLRITFAHRITKGYVLAVAGQREAGKWRVRLKCDAASA
- the nagA gene encoding N-acetylglucosamine-6-phosphate deacetylase; protein product: MRTVLTASALLTPLEQISRPVLVIEDGVIAQVTARDHSEIPAGAQVRDFPGAILAPGFIDIHIHGGAGHDVMAANAAALEEIERFLVKHGVTAYFPTTVTAPLDDTYVALDRLAAAIETTSARKRNGSLRAQPLGIHLEGPFLSHAKRGVHPTEHLLAPSLEVFDRLWQAARGKVSLMTVAPELPKAEYLIGEAARRGVCVSLGHSDSLLAPVAAAIAAGARHATHTFNAMRALDHREPGILGAVLADDRLTADIIADGIHVHPDVVRLFLRAKGVERAVLITDALSATGMGDGRYRLGGFEFEVRGERAEHDGRLAGSVLTLDRAVRNAMQFTGCELRHAVRMATLNPARVAGFAGRKGQLVEGADADIVVLTPDGQPMHTFVAGVAVA
- a CDS encoding SOS response-associated peptidase, whose protein sequence is MCGRFRLGKGREALKEYFGAEVDLDWSPRYNIAPTDRIPTVRQNATRPIRELALMRWGLIPFWAKDASIGYKMINARSETAATKPAFRDALKLRRCLIPADGFYEWKKLPKAKQPYCFTLRDESIFAFAGLWDRWKDPDGNTLETCSILTTSANELAAAVHDRMPVILPPDNYDLWLDPGFKDTKEISDMLKPYGAALMKAYAVSTRVNTVKNDDPQCAEPLDIPGGQHTLALRS
- a CDS encoding phosphoesterase, which produces MRVRVFYHDKCFDGACSAALFSRFYRERIREDVQFHYSGLVHRAGALFDERHFDGDENAIVDFKYSTSPKITWWFDHHLSAFLTPEDAAHYEADTSTKKFYDPGFKSCTKFIATIAETRFGFDPAPVAEVIEWADTIDGASYADAQTAVEMQQPAMKLTMVIESNQDPNFIPRLIPLLASMPLEEILRQPFVTGLLPPLLKRHQESIRLLRERAECKDGTVFFDVTDQDLEGYNKFIPYYLHPACTYSVGLSKSSFRTKVAVGSNPWARADTVVNLAKICERYGGGGHARVGAISFEPDKFEVARKAAREIVEELRASYRAAQSSSQPST
- a CDS encoding PAS domain S-box protein; this translates as MPFRARPAWSDDEAREYASILDLANDAILVMDLNGNVQFWNRGAERLYGWTREEALGHNGHQLLRTEFPAPLPEILATVRAAGEWRGELVHTNKDGRTVEVASRWTPRTDASGHLTGTFEINRDLTEEKRRQEHSRSAERLATLGRLAATVAHEINNPLEVLTNVFYLLQQEPQSETARVLIQEGEAEVKCISDITNATLRYSRSVAQPAETSLRDILDNVLLVHSGQIRTRQVSVEKRYRADGRIVARAGEIRQVIANLIGNALDALPNGGKLRVTLTAAGHHGFRLAIADHGTGIPAAARARIFDPFFTTKGSSGTGLGLWIARDIVMRHGGSIRVRSYTSPGRSGTVFMIFLPSRTANQELESSVA